One Nematostella vectensis chromosome 10, jaNemVect1.1, whole genome shotgun sequence genomic window carries:
- the LOC5519200 gene encoding dolichyl-phosphate beta-glucosyltransferase: MEDFVQSVLGISLFSLMIIATFALLGLILSGLIMVFITAKEAVPTITRFESEKSFQDPNKNNAIYSFPYMEEEGSIDLSVVVPSYNEEERLPIMMDETLEYLLEKKKSNPSFTSEIIVVDDGSKDKTTEVGLRYAKQCGVSSVRVLTLAKNRGKGGAVRMGVFSSRGRKILMADADGATKFSDLDRLDTALNDVTAAKGVKPAIVCGSRAHLQEEAVATRSAFRNFLMYGFHFLVWFLCVKGIKDTQCGFKLFTRSAALLTFSALHVERWAFDVELLYIAQQLQIPIAEVAVNWTEIDGSKMIPVWSWLQMGKDLLLIRLRYVIHAWRIQTIKLKTQ, encoded by the exons ATGGAGGATTTCGTGCAGTCTGTACTCGGAATTAGTCTCTTTTCTTTGATGATCATAGCCACATTCGCTCTTCTAGGCCTTATACTGTCG GGATTGATCATGGTTTTCATCACTGCCAAGGAGGCAGTACCAACTATAACACGGTTTGAGAGTGAGAAGAGCTTTCAGGATCCTAACAAGAACAATGCAATCTACTCTTTTCCTTACATGGAAGAAGAGGGATCTATAGATTTGTCTGTTGTTGTTCCTTCCTACAATGAAGAGGAAAGAT TACCAATAATGATGGATGAAACATTGGAATATCTActagaaaaaaag AAATCCAATCCTTCATTCACTTCTGAaattattgttgttgatgatggtagCAAAGACAAGACCACAGAG GTGGGATTGAGATATGCAAAGCAATGTGGTGTGAGTAGTGTCCGGGTTCTTACTCTAGCTAAGAACAGAGGAAAAGGCGGAGCTGTTAGGATG GGTGTGTTCAGTAGTAGAGGAAGAAAAATCCTAATGGCTGATGCAGATGGTGCAACAAAGTTTTCTGACCTTGATCGACTTGATACTGCTCTGAATGATGTGACTGCGGCTAAG GGGGTCAAGCCTGCCATTGTTTGTGGCTCAAGAGCTCATTTACAGGAGGAGGCAGTCGCCACA AGATCTGCTTTTAGGAATTTTCTGATGTATGGGTTTCATTTCTTAGTGTGGTTTCTATGTGTAAAAGGCATCAAAGACACTCAG TGTGGCTTTAAGTTATTCACTAGGTCTGCAGCTCTGCTCACCTTCTCTGCACTGCATGTAGAGAGATG GGCTTTTGATGTGGAACTCCTTTACATCGCACAGCAATTACAAATTCCTATAGCAGAGGTGGCAGTCAACTGGACAGAAATAGATG GCTCTAAGATGATCCCCGTGTGGAGCTGGTTGCAGATGGGTAAAGATCTTCTGCTCATTCGCCTGCGCTATGTGATCCATGCATGGAGAATCCAGACCATcaagctcaaaacacaataa
- the LOC5519262 gene encoding probable dolichyl pyrophosphate Glc1Man9GlcNAc2 alpha-1,3-glucosyltransferase isoform X2: MWVGCSSSVWKGPNEQSSSHSTDFEVHRNWLAITHSLPLNKWYYESTSEWTLDYPPLFAWFEFLLSHVAALVDPQMVLISKDPYASTRTVIFQRVSVIVTDVLLAYAAKEYCQYLEKARKVSFPPLNGLVLFLLIVFNFGLLIVDHIHFQYNGFLFGILLLSITRISEGRNLEGALLFATLLNFKHLFLYLAPAFFVYLLRTYCFRSDSSKPEQFGWLGPSLSDFHPLRLFKLAAIVIITFGASFGPFINMGQLHQVLSRLFPFKRGLCHAYWAPNAWALYNVLDKVVAVVGPRAGLITKEGIQTQASMTGGLVGQSGHLVLPSIPPLVTMVLTLVSIMPALLHAWYRPSGTKRFLRCLVLCAYGSFMFGWHVHEKAVLMMIIPLSLLAVQDKKDARAFLVLSTAGHLSLFPLLFNQQETPLKICLMLMFTILSFYSLCLIHCGKSSSNQSSARSEIFTLPIVSWYEAAYICGLAVLEFYCSLIHPLTSLSKTLPFLPLLLTSTYCALGVGWSWMLCYANSLCSGANVVHQPMGSPPVSHTPHHHPQHHHLHHGKRKKR; encoded by the exons ATGTGGGTGGGTTGTTCTTCTAGTGTATGGAAGGGTCCGAATGAACAAAGTTCAAG CCACTCCACAGACTTTGAAGTTCACAGGAATTGGCTGGCGATAACTCACAGTTTGCCATTGAACAAGTGGTACTATGAG TCTACATCAGAGTGGACCCTGGATTATCCACCCCTGTTTGCATGGTTTGAGTTCCTCCTCTCACACGTCGCGGCACTTGTGGACCCTCAGATGGTGTTGATTAGCAAGGACCCCTATGCCAGCACAAGAACAGTGATATTCCAAAGGGTCTCTGTTATTGTGACTGATGTCCTCCTTGCCTATGCTGCAAAAGA GTACTGCCAGTACTTAgaaaaagcaagaaaagtGTCCTTTCCTCCTCTTAATGGCTTGGTACTCTTTCTTTTAATTGTCTTCAATTTTGGATTACTTATTGTAGACC ATATCCATTTTCAATACAATGGCTTCCTTTTTGGGATCCTATTGTTGTCAATTACTAGAATATCAGAG GGCCGAAACCTGGAAGGCGCATTGCTTTTTGCCACTCTTCTGAACTTTAAACACTTGTTCCTGTATTTGGCTCCAGCCTTTTTTGTGTATTTACTAAGAACTTACTGCTTCCGTTCAGACTCTAGCAAACCAG AACAGTTTGGATGGCTAGGGCCAAGTCTGAGTGACTTCCACCCACTAAGGCTTTTCAAGCTTGCAGCTATTGTCATAATCACCTTTGGTGCATCGTTTGGTCCCTTTATAAACATG GGTCAGCTTCACCAAGTTCTCTCAAGGCTATTTCCCTTTAAGCGGGGTTTGTGCCATGCATATTGGGCTCCTAATGCTTGGGCATTGTATAATGTGCTTGACAAGGTTGTTGCTGTGGTTG GTCCAAGGGCTGGGCTGATTACCAAAGAGGGCATCCAAACACAGGCCTCAATGACAGGAGGGCTGGTAGGACAGTCAGGGCATCTGGTTCTCCCGTCCATACCCCCCTTAGTCACCATGGTCCTTACCCTTGTGTCTATAATG CCTGCCCTTCTCCACGCATGGTACAGACCAAGTGGCACCAAGAGGTTTTTGCGGTGTCTTGTGCTCTGTGCCTACGGCTCATTCATGTTCGGTTGGCACGTGCACGAAAAGGCAgttttaatgatgattatacCTCTAAG TTTATTGGCAGTTCAAGATAAGAAAGATGCGCGCGCATTCCTAGTGTTGTCTACCGCTGGTCATTTGTCGCTCTTCCCTCTGCTCTTTAACCAGCAAG aAACTCCACTAAAGATCTGTCTGATGCTGATGTTTACCATTCTCTCGTTTTATTCGTTATGTCTTATCCACTG CGGAAAATCCTCCTCCAATCAATCATCTGCGCGGTCAGAAATCTTCACTCTACCAATAGTGTCGTGGTATGAGGCTGCGTACATCTGCGGTCTGGCGGTATTGGAGTTCTACTGCTCCTTGATACACCCTCTCACCTCGCTGAGCAAAACCCTCCCCTTCCTACCCCTCCTTCTCACCTCCACGTACTGCGctctaggggtggggtggtcGTGGATGTTGTGTTATGCGAACTCGCTGTGCTCAGGGGCAAACGTGGTGCACCAGCCAATGGGTTCTCCCCCAGTGTCACACACGCCGCACCACCACCCCCAACATCACCACTTGCACCATGGGAAGAGAAAGAAGCGCTAA
- the LOC5519263 gene encoding uncharacterized protein LOC5519263 isoform X2, protein MDLHMNSDAVTRVELRRTRLELIRQEYEDDIVSLQNTIDRLKIENKRLHERISEQDKTISALHMSASQRGKDGEGGAKVCSDIDMLLKLTAKLQEASTTYEQLRDDMTKTKEENKKLREENDMLLRQIARMKDEMLFSKSPQRFGRYTISAMQTKVSQYEKEIQLLRKALTRSDQYIEDLNSRLDRRTPDTERKKTPDTARRVPLTAKATSTSSAAADVAETSSGSRRSSFSLEGVVPGGTGDTHENGLVNIRRVSSNSDVLSPPEPAEDDRPTMVPVCSFPSSSTSALNSYTSTSDMLTSTLSEAASTLESANQWLRNSPSKPDTPTDRTLEVTGQWLKASPCTSDPLCFGDRNPDVFYKSESTVPRPSLDSKLPMRNPFNIDPSSPFSASRQLMLLSERARGRQSDTPRGRQDLSAPSPTSSDGGKLPRTLDFDVLVEGSMNEDSPQRLESLSPRVEVSTGANDMVTVSASATLVATKIKMELEEPDGETQAKKVKLEKDHLFHLGHQ, encoded by the exons ATGGATCTTCACATGAACTCTGATGCAGTAACTCGAGTAGAACTAAGACGTACTCGGCTAGAGCTTATTCGACAAGAATATGAG GATGACATTGTCTCCTTACAGAACACAATCGATCGACTTAAGATTGAAAACAAGCGCCTCCATGAGAGAATCTCGGAGCAAGACAAGACAATCTCGGCGCTACACATGTCGGCAAGCCAGCGCGGCAAGGATGGGGAGGGTGGTGCTAAGGTGTGCTCTGATATCGACATGCTGCTCAAATTGACAGCCAAACTACAAGAAGCGAGTACCACTTACGAACAGCTACGAGATGACATGACCAAGACAAAAGAG gaaaataaaaagctCAGAGAAGAAAACGACATGCTTTTGAGACAAATAGCAAGAATGAAGGATGAGATGCTCTTTTCAAAATCTCCTCAAAG ATTTGGGCGTTACACAATTTCCGCAATGCAGACTAAAGTATCACAGTACGAAAAAGAGATTCAGCTGCTTCGGAAAGCCTTGACAAGAAGTGATCAGTACATCGAGGACTTGAATTCCAGGCTGGACCGTCGGACACCGGACACAGAACGCAAGAAGACGCCGGACACAGCGCGCCGAGTCCCACTTACCGCGAAGGCCACGTCGACGTCATCAGCTGCAG cTGACGTTGCCGAGACTAGTAGTGGATCACGCCGTAGCTCCTTTTCCCTCGAGGGCGTGGTCCCTGGAGGTACAGGAGACACCCACGAAAACGGCCTCGTAAATATCCGTCGAGTATCAAGCAACTCTGATGTCCTCTCGCCTCCCGAACCCGCAGAGGACGACCGCCCCACCATGGTTCCCGTCTGCAGTTTCCCGTCTTCGTCCACCTCCGCGCTGAATAGCTACACTTCCACGAGCGACATGTTGACATCGACCCTCTCAGAGGCCGCCAGCACGCTCGAGTCTGCAAACCAGTGGCTTAGGAACTCGCCCAGCAAACCCGATACCCCTACCGACCGCACCCTCGAGGTAACAGGCCAGTGGCTCAAGGCATCCCCTTGCACTTCGGACCCACTGTGTTTCGGCGACCGCAATCCCGATGTATTCTACAAGAGTGAATCTACTGTTCCACGGCCCTCTCTCGACAGCAAGCTCCCTATGCGGAACCCATTCAACATAGACCCCTCCTCGCCGTTTTCCGCCAGCCGTCAGCTGATGCTCCTGAGTGAGCGCGCACGAGGTCGCCAGTCGGACACGCCCAGAGGTCGACAGGATCTATCCGCCCCGTCACCCACGAGCTCGGATGGAGGCAAGCTACCGCGTACGCTGGATTTCGACGTTCTCGTGGAAGGCTCCATGAATGAGGACTCGCCACAGCGCCTCGAAAGTTTGTCCCCGCGCGTGGAGGTCTCGACTGGGGCAAATGACATGGTGACAGTCTCCGCGTCCGCCACGTTAGTAGCGACGAAGATTAAAATGGAGTTGGAAGAGCCAGACGGGGAGACCCAGGCTAAAAAAGTCAAGTTAGAAAAAGACCACTTGTTCCACCTAGGACATCAGTAG
- the LOC5519263 gene encoding ORC ubiquitin ligase 1 isoform X1 yields the protein MASSNLSNASLSLTLPISCQICLGKVKEPVVCPNQHVFCSPCLDLWLRTNRYCPTCRTPINQDQPVKKILGSMDLHMNSDAVTRVELRRTRLELIRQEYEDDIVSLQNTIDRLKIENKRLHERISEQDKTISALHMSASQRGKDGEGGAKVCSDIDMLLKLTAKLQEASTTYEQLRDDMTKTKEENKKLREENDMLLRQIARMKDEMLFSKSPQRFGRYTISAMQTKVSQYEKEIQLLRKALTRSDQYIEDLNSRLDRRTPDTERKKTPDTARRVPLTAKATSTSSAAADVAETSSGSRRSSFSLEGVVPGGTGDTHENGLVNIRRVSSNSDVLSPPEPAEDDRPTMVPVCSFPSSSTSALNSYTSTSDMLTSTLSEAASTLESANQWLRNSPSKPDTPTDRTLEVTGQWLKASPCTSDPLCFGDRNPDVFYKSESTVPRPSLDSKLPMRNPFNIDPSSPFSASRQLMLLSERARGRQSDTPRGRQDLSAPSPTSSDGGKLPRTLDFDVLVEGSMNEDSPQRLESLSPRVEVSTGANDMVTVSASATLVATKIKMELEEPDGETQAKKVKLEKDHLFHLGHQ from the exons ATGGCTTCCAGTAATTTATCAAATGCATCCCTTTCGCTAACTTTGCCAATTTCTTGTCAAATATGTCTAGGAAAG GTAAAGGAACCGGTCGTCTGCCCAAACCAACATGTTTTTTGTTCGCCGTGTTTGGATTTATGGTTGCGTACGAATCGCTACTGCCCGACGTGTAGGACTCCAATCAACCAAGATCAACCGGTGAAAAAAATCCTAG GGAGCATGGATCTTCACATGAACTCTGATGCAGTAACTCGAGTAGAACTAAGACGTACTCGGCTAGAGCTTATTCGACAAGAATATGAG GATGACATTGTCTCCTTACAGAACACAATCGATCGACTTAAGATTGAAAACAAGCGCCTCCATGAGAGAATCTCGGAGCAAGACAAGACAATCTCGGCGCTACACATGTCGGCAAGCCAGCGCGGCAAGGATGGGGAGGGTGGTGCTAAGGTGTGCTCTGATATCGACATGCTGCTCAAATTGACAGCCAAACTACAAGAAGCGAGTACCACTTACGAACAGCTACGAGATGACATGACCAAGACAAAAGAG gaaaataaaaagctCAGAGAAGAAAACGACATGCTTTTGAGACAAATAGCAAGAATGAAGGATGAGATGCTCTTTTCAAAATCTCCTCAAAG ATTTGGGCGTTACACAATTTCCGCAATGCAGACTAAAGTATCACAGTACGAAAAAGAGATTCAGCTGCTTCGGAAAGCCTTGACAAGAAGTGATCAGTACATCGAGGACTTGAATTCCAGGCTGGACCGTCGGACACCGGACACAGAACGCAAGAAGACGCCGGACACAGCGCGCCGAGTCCCACTTACCGCGAAGGCCACGTCGACGTCATCAGCTGCAG cTGACGTTGCCGAGACTAGTAGTGGATCACGCCGTAGCTCCTTTTCCCTCGAGGGCGTGGTCCCTGGAGGTACAGGAGACACCCACGAAAACGGCCTCGTAAATATCCGTCGAGTATCAAGCAACTCTGATGTCCTCTCGCCTCCCGAACCCGCAGAGGACGACCGCCCCACCATGGTTCCCGTCTGCAGTTTCCCGTCTTCGTCCACCTCCGCGCTGAATAGCTACACTTCCACGAGCGACATGTTGACATCGACCCTCTCAGAGGCCGCCAGCACGCTCGAGTCTGCAAACCAGTGGCTTAGGAACTCGCCCAGCAAACCCGATACCCCTACCGACCGCACCCTCGAGGTAACAGGCCAGTGGCTCAAGGCATCCCCTTGCACTTCGGACCCACTGTGTTTCGGCGACCGCAATCCCGATGTATTCTACAAGAGTGAATCTACTGTTCCACGGCCCTCTCTCGACAGCAAGCTCCCTATGCGGAACCCATTCAACATAGACCCCTCCTCGCCGTTTTCCGCCAGCCGTCAGCTGATGCTCCTGAGTGAGCGCGCACGAGGTCGCCAGTCGGACACGCCCAGAGGTCGACAGGATCTATCCGCCCCGTCACCCACGAGCTCGGATGGAGGCAAGCTACCGCGTACGCTGGATTTCGACGTTCTCGTGGAAGGCTCCATGAATGAGGACTCGCCACAGCGCCTCGAAAGTTTGTCCCCGCGCGTGGAGGTCTCGACTGGGGCAAATGACATGGTGACAGTCTCCGCGTCCGCCACGTTAGTAGCGACGAAGATTAAAATGGAGTTGGAAGAGCCAGACGGGGAGACCCAGGCTAAAAAAGTCAAGTTAGAAAAAGACCACTTGTTCCACCTAGGACATCAGTAG
- the LOC5519262 gene encoding probable dolichyl pyrophosphate Glc1Man9GlcNAc2 alpha-1,3-glucosyltransferase isoform X1 produces the protein MADLVGHWWLSIVLMASFFKLLFLRTYHSTDFEVHRNWLAITHSLPLNKWYYESTSEWTLDYPPLFAWFEFLLSHVAALVDPQMVLISKDPYASTRTVIFQRVSVIVTDVLLAYAAKEYCQYLEKARKVSFPPLNGLVLFLLIVFNFGLLIVDHIHFQYNGFLFGILLLSITRISEGRNLEGALLFATLLNFKHLFLYLAPAFFVYLLRTYCFRSDSSKPEQFGWLGPSLSDFHPLRLFKLAAIVIITFGASFGPFINMGQLHQVLSRLFPFKRGLCHAYWAPNAWALYNVLDKVVAVVGPRAGLITKEGIQTQASMTGGLVGQSGHLVLPSIPPLVTMVLTLVSIMPALLHAWYRPSGTKRFLRCLVLCAYGSFMFGWHVHEKAVLMMIIPLSLLAVQDKKDARAFLVLSTAGHLSLFPLLFNQQETPLKICLMLMFTILSFYSLCLIHCGKSSSNQSSARSEIFTLPIVSWYEAAYICGLAVLEFYCSLIHPLTSLSKTLPFLPLLLTSTYCALGVGWSWMLCYANSLCSGANVVHQPMGSPPVSHTPHHHPQHHHLHHGKRKKR, from the exons atggcggacttGGTGGGACATTGGTGGTTGAGCATTGTTTTGATGGCGTCTTTTTTCAAGCTTCTGTTTTTACGAACATA CCACTCCACAGACTTTGAAGTTCACAGGAATTGGCTGGCGATAACTCACAGTTTGCCATTGAACAAGTGGTACTATGAG TCTACATCAGAGTGGACCCTGGATTATCCACCCCTGTTTGCATGGTTTGAGTTCCTCCTCTCACACGTCGCGGCACTTGTGGACCCTCAGATGGTGTTGATTAGCAAGGACCCCTATGCCAGCACAAGAACAGTGATATTCCAAAGGGTCTCTGTTATTGTGACTGATGTCCTCCTTGCCTATGCTGCAAAAGA GTACTGCCAGTACTTAgaaaaagcaagaaaagtGTCCTTTCCTCCTCTTAATGGCTTGGTACTCTTTCTTTTAATTGTCTTCAATTTTGGATTACTTATTGTAGACC ATATCCATTTTCAATACAATGGCTTCCTTTTTGGGATCCTATTGTTGTCAATTACTAGAATATCAGAG GGCCGAAACCTGGAAGGCGCATTGCTTTTTGCCACTCTTCTGAACTTTAAACACTTGTTCCTGTATTTGGCTCCAGCCTTTTTTGTGTATTTACTAAGAACTTACTGCTTCCGTTCAGACTCTAGCAAACCAG AACAGTTTGGATGGCTAGGGCCAAGTCTGAGTGACTTCCACCCACTAAGGCTTTTCAAGCTTGCAGCTATTGTCATAATCACCTTTGGTGCATCGTTTGGTCCCTTTATAAACATG GGTCAGCTTCACCAAGTTCTCTCAAGGCTATTTCCCTTTAAGCGGGGTTTGTGCCATGCATATTGGGCTCCTAATGCTTGGGCATTGTATAATGTGCTTGACAAGGTTGTTGCTGTGGTTG GTCCAAGGGCTGGGCTGATTACCAAAGAGGGCATCCAAACACAGGCCTCAATGACAGGAGGGCTGGTAGGACAGTCAGGGCATCTGGTTCTCCCGTCCATACCCCCCTTAGTCACCATGGTCCTTACCCTTGTGTCTATAATG CCTGCCCTTCTCCACGCATGGTACAGACCAAGTGGCACCAAGAGGTTTTTGCGGTGTCTTGTGCTCTGTGCCTACGGCTCATTCATGTTCGGTTGGCACGTGCACGAAAAGGCAgttttaatgatgattatacCTCTAAG TTTATTGGCAGTTCAAGATAAGAAAGATGCGCGCGCATTCCTAGTGTTGTCTACCGCTGGTCATTTGTCGCTCTTCCCTCTGCTCTTTAACCAGCAAG aAACTCCACTAAAGATCTGTCTGATGCTGATGTTTACCATTCTCTCGTTTTATTCGTTATGTCTTATCCACTG CGGAAAATCCTCCTCCAATCAATCATCTGCGCGGTCAGAAATCTTCACTCTACCAATAGTGTCGTGGTATGAGGCTGCGTACATCTGCGGTCTGGCGGTATTGGAGTTCTACTGCTCCTTGATACACCCTCTCACCTCGCTGAGCAAAACCCTCCCCTTCCTACCCCTCCTTCTCACCTCCACGTACTGCGctctaggggtggggtggtcGTGGATGTTGTGTTATGCGAACTCGCTGTGCTCAGGGGCAAACGTGGTGCACCAGCCAATGGGTTCTCCCCCAGTGTCACACACGCCGCACCACCACCCCCAACATCACCACTTGCACCATGGGAAGAGAAAGAAGCGCTAA